GGGGGCGACGTCGAAGCGTTCGGCGAGAAACTCGACCGCGAAGGCGTCGACGCCGTCCACACCGTCGACTACGGCGAGGAGTTCAACCACGACGTCTACGTCCAGGCGGTGTCACAACTGGCCGACGCCGTCGACCCGTCGCTGTTGCTGATGCCCAACACCGTCAACGGCCTGGACTACGCGCCCGCCGTCGCCGGCCGACTCGACCGGCCGCTCGTCACCGACGTCGTCGACATCGACTACGAGGAGGGGCTGACCGTGACCCGCGAGCTGTACGGTTCGAAAGCGGAGACGACCATCGACGTCAACGCCGAGGCGGCCGCGCTGACGGTCCGGCCGGGCGAGTGGCCCGCCGCGGAAGGGGTCAACGGGGCATCCGTCGAGCCCTTCGCGGTCGACATCGACGAGTCGGCGGTGCGCTCGACGGTCACTGGATTCGAGGAGGTCGGTAGCGGCGACGTGGACATCGGCGACGCCGACGTGCTAGTCTCGGTCGGGCGTGGCATCGGCGAGGAGGAGAACCTGGACCTCGCGTTCGAGTTGGCCGACGCGCTCGATGCGACGGTGTCTGCCTCGCGCCCGCTCATCGACAACGGCTGGCTCGAGAAGGACCGGCAGGTCGGCCAGTCCGGGAAGGTCGTCACCCCCGACGTGTACATCGCCATCGGCATCTCAGGCGCGGTGCAGCACGTCGCCGGGATGAAGGGGGCCGACACCATCGTCGCCATCAACACCGACCCGAACGCCCCTATCTTCGACATCGCGGATTACGGCATCGTCGACGACCTCTTCGACGTGGTGCCGGCGCTCATCGAGGAGTTTGGAAGTTAACCACTCAGAACCGCTGTGCGGTTGGCCGTGAGCGTGTTCCATCGCGCGAACGCGGGGGAGGGCTGGTTCAGAACAAGCATCCGGCGGCTCTGCCGCCGGTTCACGGACTCGGGGCCGAAGGCCGAGAATCCGGCCTTTTTCGCCACCAGAAGACTCGCTTCGCTCGTCTTCTGAGCCTTGCTTCGCTTCGCTCAGCAAGACCACGTTTTTCGAGGCGTGGTCGCCGCAGGCGACCCGACGCCGAAAAAGGTGGGTCGTCAGGTACTTTTTCGCCTGGGCCTAACGAGTCGGTAATGGAGTATCTCCACCGGCGTCGTGACCGCGTCGAGGAGCGACTGGAGGACGTCCTCGACGACGTCGAGCCGTCGGCGCTCGCCGACCAGGTGCGTCACGTCGCGCTCTCGGGGGGCAAGCGGGTG
This DNA window, taken from Haloarcula ordinaria, encodes the following:
- a CDS encoding electron transfer flavoprotein subunit alpha/FixB family protein encodes the protein MTILSVAEHRRGELRPVSLELLSVGHLVADETDSEHHTVVVGGDVEAFGEKLDREGVDAVHTVDYGEEFNHDVYVQAVSQLADAVDPSLLLMPNTVNGLDYAPAVAGRLDRPLVTDVVDIDYEEGLTVTRELYGSKAETTIDVNAEAAALTVRPGEWPAAEGVNGASVEPFAVDIDESAVRSTVTGFEEVGSGDVDIGDADVLVSVGRGIGEEENLDLAFELADALDATVSASRPLIDNGWLEKDRQVGQSGKVVTPDVYIAIGISGAVQHVAGMKGADTIVAINTDPNAPIFDIADYGIVDDLFDVVPALIEEFGS